From a region of the Xyrauchen texanus isolate HMW12.3.18 chromosome 39, RBS_HiC_50CHRs, whole genome shotgun sequence genome:
- the LOC127633058 gene encoding putative claudin-24 — MDPRVCAVELLGVFFSLGAWLCSLMTNMMSQWLTLSTELLPTESFELGLWETCVVQDLGVTECRPYDSLLGLPSEIRLARILMCTTMAIGLIGLLFAIPGIYLVNGCERTESLEAKRTLKMLGGIFCFVAGILGLVPVSYVAHLTVLRFFDESVPSVVPRWEFGDTLFFGWTAGCLHLVAGFLLVTSCIWLQNKECRLIRSITLSRTHKMHPEHSPRRRTEYV, encoded by the coding sequence ATGGACCCTAGAGTTTGTGCTGTGGAGTTGCTGGGAGTCTTTTTCTCTTTGGGCGCCTGGTTGTGTTCTCTCATGACCAACATGATGTCCCAATGGCTCACACTTTCCACGGAGCTTCTTCCGACAGAGAGCTTCGAGCTGGGATTGTGGGAAACTTGTGTGGTCCAGGACCTGGGTGTAACGGAGTGCAGACCATACGACAGTCTGTTGGGTCTCCCTTCCGAAATCCGCCTGGCCAGAATTTTGATGTGTACGACGATGGCGATCGGACTAATCGGGTTGCTATTCGCAATCCCGGGCATCTACCTGGTCAACGGCTGTGAACGCACAGAGAGCCTCGAAGCCAAGAGGACCCTCAAAATGCTCGGTGGAATTTTTTGCTTTGTCGCAGGAATACTCGGGCTGGTGCCCGTGTCGTACGTTGCACACCTGACGGTTCTGCGGTTCTTCGATGAAAGCGTGCCCAGTGTGGTTCCACGTTGGGAGTTTGGGGATACACTCTTCTTCGGCTGGACAGCAGGGTGTCTGCATTTGGTCGCGGGCTTCCTGCTGGTCACCTCCTGCATATGGCTGCAAAATAAGGAGTGCCGGCTAATCCGATCTATAACGCTTAGCAGAACACACAAGATGCACCCAGAACATTCTCCAAGAAGACGGACAGAATATGTGTGA